The following DNA comes from Lentibacillus sp. Marseille-P4043.
ATGAATAAAAAAGCTATGTATAGTAAGACATAGATACATACATATATATTTAGAAACAGTTCCGTTGTCTGTTTAGATTTCATTTTTAAATCTCCCTTAAAATAAAGATTTTAAATATACTATGTTATGGCTATATGGCAATAGAGAAAATATCAGAATCGTATCTGGTGTTTTATTAGCATCTAACATTTTTGCAACTTCGCAAGTCTCTGCATCACCAACTTCAAAAGACTTTATACCTTACACCATTTGACTATGAAAACGTCATGAATACCTACTATTTAGCATCCCAGATAAAGTAAAAAACATCAAGGTTTAGGCCAAAGAAGCAGAGAATAAAGAATACTTAACAGATGAAAAATCAATCCAATAAAAAAGAAGTGCAAACGCGGTGTTTTGCACTTCTAAAATCCTATCCAATCCATGATATTATCAAATAAATGTTTCACAGTTCTTGAAAATCCTCTTAACAACCAATATAAAATTCGTAAAGGGAAAAAGATTAACTCAGGTACCCATAATAAGATATCAACCAACAAATCTAAAAGTTCATACCAAAAGTTAGACTTACCCCGACGTGTTCGTTTTCTCTCCTTACGCCTTTCTCGCCAGCGTTTCATTTGATTCACTCCCGATGTTGGTAATCAATCATTTACCTTGCCGAAGATAAATAATCACAAACTTACACGACACCTTCGCGGATCATGGCATCGCCAACTTTAAGAAAACCAGCGATATTTGCACCGACATCTAAATTTCCGGGATACCCATACTCTTCAGCTGCACTTATGCTATTTCGATAAATGTTTAACATGATCTCATGTAATTTTGCATCAACTTTTTCAAATGACCAGGAAAGCTTCATACTGTTCTGTGCCATTTCTAATGCTGACACGGCTACCCCACCAGCATTGGCGGCTTTAGCTGGGCCAAAAAGAATATGGCTCTCATTAAACAAATCGATAGCTTCCTGATTGGATGGCATGTTTGACCCTTCAGCAACAACTTTTACGCCATTTTTAATTAATACACGCGCAATGTCTGCATCAATTTCATTTTGTGTTGCACACGGCAAGGCTATATCACATGGGATTGTCCATATGTCATCGCCATTTTCATGGAATGAAGCATGTGGATGTTCAGCAAGGTACGCTGAAATGACCCCATCTTCTTCAAGTTTAAGCCGCTTGATTGTTTCTAAATTGACACCTTTTTCATCATGAATATAACCTGTTGAATCACTGCATGCAACAACCTTTGCGCCTAATTCCATGGCCTTTTCCATCGCATAAATGGCTACATTACCTGCGCCAGAAACGATGACTTTGCTATTGTTGAAACTCAAACCGTGATCTTGCATCATATCATCAACAAAGTATATTAAACCGTAGCCGGTTGCTTCTGGCCTGACTAAACTTCCGCCGAAACGAACATCTTTACCTGTAAGTACTCCAGGTTCATAACTGCCACGCATTCGTTTGTACTGACCGAACATATAACCAATTTCTCTAGCACCGACACCAATATCGCCTGCAGGTATGTCAACATTTGGACCAATATAATTGGATAGCTCCGTCATATAACTTTGACAGAAACGCATGATTTCGTTGTTGGACTTGCCTTTTGGATTAAAGTCAGCACCACCTTTACCACCACCGATTGGCTGTCCGGTTAAGGCGTTTTTGAAAATCTGTTCAAAACCAAGAAATTTTATAATGCTTGCATTGACAGTAGGGTGGAAACGTGTGCCACCTTTGTAAGGACCGATACTTGAATTGAATTGAACACGAAATCCTCTATTTACTTGAACGTTCCCACTATCGTCAAGCCATGGTACACGAAAAGTAAGGAGTCTCTCCGGTTCGGAAATTCGTTCTAATATCCCATTTTTCATATATTTTGGATGTTTCGCGAAGACTGGAACTAGTGCCGTGAAAATATGTTTTGTGGCCTGGTGAAATTCAACTTCGCCAGGATTTCTTTCCTCTACCGTTTTAAATACAGTATTTACATAATCCAATGCTTGTTGTAAGGAGTCATCTTTAACTCGTTGAATCGTTGTCATATATTTTCCCCTTTCATTTTTAGAAATAGTAAAACAGTGTTTCCGATCATTTATGTATGAAAGGAACACACGCTCATAGCTGAACATTTAAATCGGTCGGTTAATGGTAGTAATTGTAAAGGCCAGGTGGTTAAAACTAGGGATTCACTTGAAAGGTAATAAACAGAAATGATGATATTTTTTTGTTATAGCAATATATTTTACAGTATTTTTCACACAATTGCAATAGGAATAGATGAAATAGTTAAATAATTTTGTTAATAGACATGCTATCTAAATAGATAAAGTTCGCTAAAAATGCTACGATAACAGTAAGGAATTTGTCTGAAAATGGAGGTTTGATAAAGGTGAAAAATATGACGGCATTTACACTAGCTGAACAAATTAGGAAAAAAGCAATCTCTCCGGTCGAAGTGATCGATTATTACTTAAATCGAATCGATACATATAATACTGACATTAATGCGGTTGTTACCTTAAACCATGAAGCAAGGGAGGAGGCAGTCAGAAAGGAAGAAGCGATCCAACAAGGTAAGAAATTGGGTGCACTGCATGGTGTTCCTGTAGCGATAAAGGATTTAACGCCAACAAAGGGAATTAAAACAACATTTGGTACAAAGCTTTTCGCGGACAACATACCAGATCGGGATGCGACAATTGTTCAACGCCTAAAGGACGCCGGGGCGATCATTCTTGGCAAAACAAACACACCTGACTTTGGACATAAAGGAACTACCGATAACACATTGTTTGGCGCGACAAAAAACCCGTGGAATTTGGCAAAAACAGCAGGCGGATCAAGTGGTGGATCAGCTGCAGCAGTTGCGTCTGATCTGACACCAATCGCTGAGGGCAGTGATGGTGGTGGGTCAATCCGAATTCCAGCGAGCTTTTGTGGGGTATATGGATTTAAACCATCCTATGGCAGAATTCCGATGGACAATAATTTAAGTAATGTATTTGGTTCCAATAATCCATTTGTTAATCATGGACCATTAAGCCGTTCGGTCAAGGATGCAGCATTGTTTGTTGATGTCACCCAAGGACCGTCAACAACAGATCCTTTCTCATTGCCAACATTTGATGAAAAACTTATTGATCAAATGAATGGCCCATTAGATGGGGTGAAAATTGCTTACACGAAAGACTTTGGTATGTATACGGTTGATCCAGAAGTATTGGAGGTCATGGAAGAACAGATTGCCAAGTGGCGTGCGCTCGGCTGCCAAGTAGAGGAAGTATCGATGGATTTTGGCATGACGTTACATGAATTTCTCGGCTTTTTCAAAAATATGTGGTACGCTGCCGCTGCTGCTGGTGGACAGGAAATACTCGAGAAAACGCCTGACTTGGTAACACCTTCCTATCAAACAATGATTGAACGCGGATATGCGGTAACAACGAGTGCGTATATTCAATACCAATCAAAGCGGACAACCGTGTGGAATGTGTTACAACGTTATTTTAAAGATTACGACTTGATTATGTCACCAACATTATCGATTCCAGCTTTCGATTATCAATTATTAGGGCCGGAAACGATACAAGGCAAAAAAATTGAAGCAGATTCAGACTGGATGATGACCCATATATACAATATGACCGGTTTACCAGCGGCATCGATACCTGCAGGGTCGACCAAAGATGGTTTACCAGTCGGCATGCAAATTGCTGGAAATCGATTTGCGGATGGCCTTGTGTTAAGAGCAAGTCGAGGATATGAAGAGATTGTCGGTGGATTCCCTGCAGCGGATTTGAGTAAGATAAAGGCATAAAGCGAAATGAATAAGTGGGGGAGTTTCCACTCGCTGCTTTGGCAAAATTGAATTATTAGCAGTGTAAAAAGGACGTCTTTTGGTGTCTCCCTCCCTCATATTGAGACTTTTTTACCAATCATTGCCGGAATATTGATTGGATTTATTAGTGACTGGATTATAAATACAAATCTCAAAAATAAGAATACTATATTCTAATTTCTTGGGTGCTTCAGCTAATGGGTGGCTTTTCCGCAACGAAGAAATCACCTTTGAAGTATTATGTTTGAATAGCTAACCAGCCTTTTTTGTTAAAACATAACTTATCGGGAATTTATTGAAATGGGGAGGATAAGATACAATGAGTATTCAAAGAAATGAAGATAAGCATTTTACGTTTCAAGATTTCTTATTGTGGGATGAAGGTAGCCGATATGAGATTTTTGACGGTGTTCCTGTTTTACTTGCTACACCAACAACGAAACATCAAGGGGTTATCTCTTTTTTAACTATAGATTTTGGAATGTACTTCAAGGGTGAAGAATGTAGAATCTTTCCTTCCCCATTCACGGTTCGATTTTCTGAAGAAGATGATTACGAAAATGCAGACAACGTATTTGAACCAGACATTTCCATTGTTTGTAATGAGAATCAGCTTGATCAGTATGGATGCAAAGGTGCTCCTAGCCTAGTTGTGGAAGTATTATCACCTTCCACGAGTAGGAATGACAGAATTAAAAAATATAACGCATATCAAAAATTTGGTGTTTCTGAGTATTGGATTGTCGATCCCTTGAATGAGACCGTGGAGATATATATCTTAGATGAAGGAACTTACAAGCGTTGGAATGCGTATGGTCGAGAAGATATGATTAGATCGAAGCAATTTGAAAGGATAACAATTGTGGGGGAAGAAATGTTTTCATATGGTGAATAAACATTAAACAGTAGGCCTGCCTTTTTTCTTATTTGTAGGTTTGAAAGAGATTTTAACCTTGTAATCGAAAATTGAAGATTAATAATAGCACTGGTATTCCAGAATTGGTCACTTATCCTGAACAGGAAAAGGCATCTTATCTGTATTTTTTGATAAGGATCGTACTTTATTATATATTCCAAAACAATTCACCTCCATCAATTAAGTCACAGTTATGCTACACATATGGTAGACAACGGAGCCCCTTGTAGAAATTCAAAGCCTTCTTGGTCAACAAAAAGCGAAACAGCAAGGATCTATGCCCATCTTAACTCAATGCATTAACTTCACCGTATTTGTCTGACGGAATAATATCATCATTAGAAAATTCCTTTAAAAACTTTGCTAACCGGGCGTTAACGTTTTTCTTAATCTATGTAACAATTTCTAAACTAATTCAGAATGTCTTTCTCTTTATCTCTATCTGTATGTTTGTTAAAATAGAAAGTTGGATATATCCTTTTTACTGAAAATGATAGTTATTTGATCGGATTACCATAGATTAGGAGATAAATAGGAGGATTCACTTATATGAAAAGAAACAGTTTTCTTTATATGTTCATAGTTGCTGTTATCCTTGTTGTATCATTAGCTGCTTGTACAGAAGAATCGACTGATGATCAATCGGATGAGGCAAAGGCAAAGGAGGAACAAACTAACTCAAGTCAAGACACCGATGTGAAACAGATTTCTTCCTATGATGAAAGCCGGATCGATAATCAAGCAGAAATAGAAAAAGATCTATTGGAAGAATATCAAGAGGGATCCTACTCATTCGAAGATCCTTTTATAACGAAAGATCCATATGGTGTTGCTCCTCTTACAGCGTTAGTCATGTTTGAAACAGACGAGCCAACGCAAATAACCTTAACTGTTCAAGGAAAGGACAGCAATAGCGATGTCAAAAAGTCATTTGATGCGTACGAAACAGAACATCAAATTCCTGTTTTAGGTTTGTATCCAAATTATGAAAACACTGTAACAATAGAAGCAACAAACAAAGATGGAGAAACGATAACCACGGAATTATCTATTAAAACCGATTCATTGCCAGATGACTTTTTAACAACGGATCTAGTGGAAGCAGATACGGAAAAAATGGAAAATGGATTAACATTTATCATTCCTAGTTCGCGCTATGCTTATGCTGTTGATGATAATGCTGAAGTTCGCTGGTATTCAACTTTATGGAATTCACATGTTTTTAATCGATTAGAAAACGGGAATTTATTATATATCACAAAAGAAGAAGGCCAGGATAAATATAATGACTTATTGGAAATGGATATGTTAGGAAAAGTATCTAATTCGTACATTATTCAATTAGGTGATTATGAAAAAACCAACCTGCTTCACCATGACGCAATTGAACTGCCAAATGGTAACCTGCTTACAACGACACATGATGTTGATTCTGATTACATTGAAGATGAAATGGTAGAAATTGACCGGAAAACTGGAGAAACAGTAAGTGATTTCAGTTTTAGAGACATTTTGCCAGAGACGTTTTATCAGGACTATGAAGGACCGGCGGCAGACGAAGGGGATTGGCTCCATCAAAATGCTGTCTGGTATGATGAAACAGATAATACGATTCTAATGTCAAGTCGAAGTCAAGACTTAGTTATGAAACTCTCTTATCCAGAAGGTGAAATTAAATGGATATTAGCGGCACCGGAGTTTTGGCCAGATGATTATGAGCAATATTTATTGGATCCCAAAAGTGATGAAATGAAATTCCCTGGTGGACAACATGCTGTTATGACATTGCCTGATCAGGATGACAATGATGATACGACAGATATACTTCTTTTCGACAACAATATAGTTATCACAAGAGGAAATGATGACCTTAGCGAAGACTATAGTCGAGCCGTTCAATATAGAATAAACGAAAAGGATAAAACAGTTGAAGAAGTCTGGTCTTATGGTGAAGATCGCGGTAAGGAACTATTTTCAAGTATTGTTGGGGACGCGGATTATCTCCCTGAAACAGGAAACCGACTCATAACATCTGGCTATATTGAAGTGGAAGACGGAATGAATAGTAGAGTTGTCGAGGTTAGCGATCAAGACCCTGCTGAAGTGATTTATGAAATTGTCATATCAGGTTTTGAATCAGGCAGCCACCGTCAAGCATATCGGGCCGAGCGCATGCCTTTATATCCAAAACAAGAATGGAATTTGCAATTAGGGGAAGAAGACTAATAGTATCCGGAAATAGAAAGGTATGATGGCTGATCATGAGATATATTCCTTGATCAGTCTTTTTTTTAGGTTAAATGTTAAAATAGATTAACGTTGAAAAATAGTAGGTGTTTATTTGGGAACGATCATTTTATTTGTCGCTATTATTCTATTCGCTGCGATTCTCCAGACAAGTACAGGATTCGGCTTTTCGATTATGGCAACGCCGTTTTTGCTGTTACTTTTTGAACCACGAGAGGCAATTCAAATTAACCTGATTTTATCGCTCGTCATTTCTTGTGCGCTAATTTGGAAAATAAGAAAAGATATTGATATGGGGATTTTAAAGAGGTTCATCCTAGGTGGCATTGTTGGTCTGCCTATAGGGATTACGATCTTTTTAACGATGGATATAACATGGCTGAAATTAGGAGTCAGTATTATTATCCTTTTGCTGACCGTTTTATTAATCCTTCATTTTCGTATTGGGCAAACAAGTCGAAGGGATTTCTCGATTGGTGCGCTTTCCGGTGCGTTTACAACAAGCATTGGTATGCCAGGACCGCCAATTCTATTGTATTTTTCTGGAACAGAGACAACGAAGGAAAAATTGCGAGGGACTACGTTGGCGTTTTACTTGTTTATTTACTCGGTTAGTTTGCTTACACAAGTTATGTTTGCAGGTACGACGAAAGCTATATGGCAATCAAGCCTTATCGCATTACCACTCGTAATCATTGGTCTGTTTTTGGGCCAGCTTTTATTTAAACGTATTAATCAACAAGTGTTTCAAACCATTACATATGTATTGTTGCTGTTTACTGGTATTTATTTGTTGATCCAACAGCTTTAACAGCACTCCGAAAGAAGTCTCCCACCTCAAGAAATGCGAAGAACGACAGTCCAAAGAGTAGGTGGGAGATGAATTCAGTTGACGTTAGCCAAATGCCCTGTATTCAAATTGCTAATTGTTATAATGGCTGATTCCTATTAGATTTTTGATCGCTTTCCGTGCTTTTCTTGCAATCGCTTCATGCAATGGACGTTTCTTTATTCGGAACTGCTTGATTTGGAAAACGGTTTGAACATATTTTTTGATAACGGAAATACCACTAATGGCCACTGCATCATTCGTATGAGTCTTTTCCAACCCCAAATTTTTTCGCCAAGGTATTTGGCAAACAACCTTCTTTGTACTGGTTGTTGACCCTAAGTTATTTTTGCATACCACGCTGAATGTCAATAACTATATTCTTGGTTAACCCGGTAGCATTCGCAACAAATTCAATTTCCAGGCCCTTTTCTAAAAGTCGAAGTGCAATGGTTTCCTTTGTTTTATGCTCAGCTTCCTTTGCCTTTTGCTCAGCCTTTTGTTCGGCGTGTTGTACTCGCAATTCAGCTTCACGTTGGGCTGCTTCCTCATCCATAATTTGTTTCAATCGGGATTCATAAACAAGCCTTTGTTCCTGTTCCATGCTCAGCCCTTCCCAGTTATGAAAGGCTTCCCTTAGTGACTCATCATTCAAAGCCATCACCTCGGGCCCACACGATGTGGGTCATGCAGACGTTGCCACAGGACGTGGCGTTCTTAGTCTGCCTTCCTTTACTTTTATCATCATAGATTTTACCGTTTCTAGAATCGACCATGCCAAGCAGCAAAAGCCATCTTGCCAGCGCATCATTCCATGGATCAAGTTTATCATCTTTCCAATCCTTTATTAACTTGCTCATCTCAATAAAATGAAATTCCATCACATTCGTCAGTTTGAACTGGTCTTCATCTTCATATAAATGATAGGAAGTATGGAAACGTTCTGTTTGACTAAAAAGATCAAAGTTAAGAATATTGATTGAAATTACCGGTCGCAATTCTGTATAACCCATTCCCTTTTTCTGTGAGCTTAAATATGCCTTGGACCAGTAATAGATGGAACGTTTAATCATATCATATTTATTTGTAAATTGGATTTCTACATTGATCTTTTCATCGGCATTTGTAACAACTAGCAGATCCAGTCTTGACTGTTTATCATCAACATATTCCCCGCTGAATTCCGTATTCATAAATGAGATATCCTTGATTTGATTCCTACCTGTTTTCTGTAAAATTGCATTCAAAAATACAACAGTAATATCCTTATTCTTTTCATTTCCAAATAGTTGTTTGAAGGCGTAATCAACTTTTAAATCCATTAGTTGTTCTAGTGGAATGCGTTTAAGTAATTTTGATCTATTAATTTCCTGTTTTCGCTTGGTGTATTCATTTCGATCTTCCATTACTTGAGTAANTCCAAATAGTTGTTTGAAGGCGTAATCAACTTTTAAATCCATTAGTTGTTCTAGTGGAATGCGTTTAAGTAATTTTGATCTATTAATTTCCTGTTTTCGCTTGGTGTATTCATTTCGATCTTCCATTACTTGAGTAAATGTAGTGTAATTAGTGGTTTTTTTAATCGGCAGTTCTACCAGTGTCATATCAACACTTCCTTTAGGTTATATGAGGACTTATCGAGGAGTATTTCTATCTATATTATATCAAAATCCAATTTCACAAACAAGTGTTCTTTTGCTTAATGATGAATAAATAAGTTCACACTTGTTATGAAGGAGCCCCTAGGTATGTTTTCGGTTAGTCTACAATGATATTAAGTGCATTAGTTGAGGTTAGGCTGTTCTGGGTTGGCCAGTGAATGTACGTATCATGAACAAAGCTCGTATATTAACAGAGTAGGCGGCCGTTAATATCAGCCATCAGACAGTTAAACAACAAAGTATCAAGCAATTAGCACAGGTTACAAATTGCCACCTGCGCTAACTAAAAATA
Coding sequences within:
- a CDS encoding amidase; this encodes MTAFTLAEQIRKKAISPVEVIDYYLNRIDTYNTDINAVVTLNHEAREEAVRKEEAIQQGKKLGALHGVPVAIKDLTPTKGIKTTFGTKLFADNIPDRDATIVQRLKDAGAIILGKTNTPDFGHKGTTDNTLFGATKNPWNLAKTAGGSSGGSAAAVASDLTPIAEGSDGGGSIRIPASFCGVYGFKPSYGRIPMDNNLSNVFGSNNPFVNHGPLSRSVKDAALFVDVTQGPSTTDPFSLPTFDEKLIDQMNGPLDGVKIAYTKDFGMYTVDPEVLEVMEEQIAKWRALGCQVEEVSMDFGMTLHEFLGFFKNMWYAAAAAGGQEILEKTPDLVTPSYQTMIERGYAVTTSAYIQYQSKRTTVWNVLQRYFKDYDLIMSPTLSIPAFDYQLLGPETIQGKKIEADSDWMMTHIYNMTGLPAASIPAGSTKDGLPVGMQIAGNRFADGLVLRASRGYEEIVGGFPAADLSKIKA
- a CDS encoding sulfite exporter TauE/SafE family protein, producing the protein MGTIILFVAIILFAAILQTSTGFGFSIMATPFLLLLFEPREAIQINLILSLVISCALIWKIRKDIDMGILKRFILGGIVGLPIGITIFLTMDITWLKLGVSIIILLLTVLLILHFRIGQTSRRDFSIGALSGAFTTSIGMPGPPILLYFSGTETTKEKLRGTTLAFYLFIYSVSLLTQVMFAGTTKAIWQSSLIALPLVIIGLFLGQLLFKRINQQVFQTITYVLLLFTGIYLLIQQL
- a CDS encoding Rpn family recombination-promoting nuclease/putative transposase → MTLVELPIKKTTNYTTFTQVMEDRNEYTKRKQEINRSKLLKRIPLEQLMDLKVDYAFKQLFGXTQVMEDRNEYTKRKQEINRSKLLKRIPLEQLMDLKVDYAFKQLFGNEKNKDITVVFLNAILQKTGRNQIKDISFMNTEFSGEYVDDKQSRLDLLVVTNADEKINVEIQFTNKYDMIKRSIYYWSKAYLSSQKKGMGYTELRPVISINILNFDLFSQTERFHTSYHLYEDEDQFKLTNVMEFHFIEMSKLIKDWKDDKLDPWNDALARWLLLLGMVDSRNGKIYDDKSKGRQTKNATSCGNVCMTHIVWARGDGFE
- a CDS encoding aryl-sulfate sulfotransferase, which gives rise to MKRNSFLYMFIVAVILVVSLAACTEESTDDQSDEAKAKEEQTNSSQDTDVKQISSYDESRIDNQAEIEKDLLEEYQEGSYSFEDPFITKDPYGVAPLTALVMFETDEPTQITLTVQGKDSNSDVKKSFDAYETEHQIPVLGLYPNYENTVTIEATNKDGETITTELSIKTDSLPDDFLTTDLVEADTEKMENGLTFIIPSSRYAYAVDDNAEVRWYSTLWNSHVFNRLENGNLLYITKEEGQDKYNDLLEMDMLGKVSNSYIIQLGDYEKTNLLHHDAIELPNGNLLTTTHDVDSDYIEDEMVEIDRKTGETVSDFSFRDILPETFYQDYEGPAADEGDWLHQNAVWYDETDNTILMSSRSQDLVMKLSYPEGEIKWILAAPEFWPDDYEQYLLDPKSDEMKFPGGQHAVMTLPDQDDNDDTTDILLFDNNIVITRGNDDLSEDYSRAVQYRINEKDKTVEEVWSYGEDRGKELFSSIVGDADYLPETGNRLITSGYIEVEDGMNSRVVEVSDQDPAEVIYEIVISGFESGSHRQAYRAERMPLYPKQEWNLQLGEED
- a CDS encoding Uma2 family endonuclease; this encodes MSIQRNEDKHFTFQDFLLWDEGSRYEIFDGVPVLLATPTTKHQGVISFLTIDFGMYFKGEECRIFPSPFTVRFSEEDDYENADNVFEPDISIVCNENQLDQYGCKGAPSLVVEVLSPSTSRNDRIKKYNAYQKFGVSEYWIVDPLNETVEIYILDEGTYKRWNAYGREDMIRSKQFERITIVGEEMFSYGE
- the gdhA gene encoding NADP-specific glutamate dehydrogenase encodes the protein MTTIQRVKDDSLQQALDYVNTVFKTVEERNPGEVEFHQATKHIFTALVPVFAKHPKYMKNGILERISEPERLLTFRVPWLDDSGNVQVNRGFRVQFNSSIGPYKGGTRFHPTVNASIIKFLGFEQIFKNALTGQPIGGGKGGADFNPKGKSNNEIMRFCQSYMTELSNYIGPNVDIPAGDIGVGAREIGYMFGQYKRMRGSYEPGVLTGKDVRFGGSLVRPEATGYGLIYFVDDMMQDHGLSFNNSKVIVSGAGNVAIYAMEKAMELGAKVVACSDSTGYIHDEKGVNLETIKRLKLEEDGVISAYLAEHPHASFHENGDDIWTIPCDIALPCATQNEIDADIARVLIKNGVKVVAEGSNMPSNQEAIDLFNESHILFGPAKAANAGGVAVSALEMAQNSMKLSWSFEKVDAKLHEIMLNIYRNSISAAEEYGYPGNLDVGANIAGFLKVGDAMIREGVV